A single genomic interval of Psychroserpens sp. NJDZ02 harbors:
- a CDS encoding 6-pyruvoyl trahydropterin synthase family protein — MSNIRITKQFTFETGHALYGYDGKCKNVHGHSYKLDVTVIGTPISDSDNAKFGMVIDFTDLKKIVKEEIVDVFDHATVFNKNTPHVELAKELKDRDHNVLLVDYQPTSEMMVIDFAQKIKNRLPNAIKLHSLKLSETATSYAQWYASDNG; from the coding sequence ATGAGCAATATTCGTATTACAAAACAATTCACTTTTGAGACAGGACACGCACTTTATGGTTATGACGGAAAGTGTAAAAATGTACACGGACACAGTTACAAATTAGACGTTACCGTAATCGGGACACCAATCTCTGACTCCGATAACGCAAAATTCGGGATGGTTATAGATTTTACAGATCTTAAAAAAATAGTAAAAGAAGAAATTGTAGACGTCTTTGATCACGCCACAGTATTTAACAAAAACACACCACACGTCGAGCTTGCCAAAGAGCTAAAAGACAGAGACCACAATGTGTTACTGGTAGATTATCAGCCAACCAGCGAAATGATGGTGATTGATTTTGCACAAAAAATAAAAAACCGCTTACCAAACGCAATCAAATTACACTCCCTAAAACTATCCGAAACCGCAACCAGTTATGCCCAATGGTATGCTAGCGATAATGGATAA
- a CDS encoding 2OG-Fe(II) oxygenase, translating to MSQLFEALDFVENPLYEQIIDAIGKQKYAIVDDFFSVEEVDVLRASILEKHEEDAFKKSAIGNKFDELIVKTIRGDVILWIEEAKSNYAESLFFNKINDLVGYLNKTCFLGILHKEFHYAIYPKATFYKRHLDTFKNDDRRKLSFVCYLNHEDWQPENGGELVLYLDDNGQEVEKVVYPFPGRVVIFESQILEHEVKPVNTKRLSITGWLKTR from the coding sequence ATGAGTCAGCTTTTTGAAGCTTTAGATTTTGTTGAAAATCCGCTTTATGAGCAAATCATAGATGCTATTGGCAAACAGAAATACGCGATTGTTGACGATTTTTTCTCTGTTGAAGAGGTTGATGTGTTAAGAGCCTCTATACTTGAAAAACATGAAGAAGATGCTTTTAAGAAGTCTGCTATTGGTAATAAGTTTGACGAGCTTATCGTTAAAACTATTAGAGGTGACGTGATTTTATGGATTGAAGAGGCTAAATCTAATTATGCTGAGTCTTTATTTTTTAATAAGATTAATGACTTGGTTGGCTACTTAAATAAAACGTGTTTTTTGGGGATTTTACATAAGGAGTTTCATTATGCTATTTATCCTAAAGCGACGTTTTATAAGCGCCATTTAGATACCTTTAAAAACGACGATAGACGTAAGCTGTCTTTTGTGTGTTATTTAAATCACGAAGATTGGCAACCAGAAAATGGTGGCGAATTGGTATTGTATTTAGATGATAATGGGCAGGAGGTAGAGAAGGTTGTGTATCCTTTTCCGGGTCGTGTGGTGATTTTTGAGAGTCAAATTTTAGAACACGAAGTCAAACCAGTAAATACTAAAAGATTAAGTATTACTGGTTGGCTAAAAACACGCTAA
- a CDS encoding MATE family efflux transporter, translating into MSTSISLKHINKLAIPALIAGISEPILSLTDAAVVGNVQINPTEALAAIGIVTTFLSMLIWVLGQTRSAISSIISQHVGANSLDKVKDLPAQAILLITSLSLVIIATTYPFASQIFTLYNASDLILDYSIDYYKIRVFGFPFTLFVIAVFGTFRGLQNTFYPMIIAIIGAGLNVLLDFAFVYGIEGIIDPMHIKGAAYASVIAQIIMAIISAYLLLTKTTIPLRITLPLNKQIGNFTIMILNLFVRTLALNITLYFATKYATGYGKNYIAAYTIAINLWFLGAFIIDGYASAGNILSGKLLGNKNYKALLKLSERLIKYGVALGILIAVLGGIFYYPIGHIFTQKREVLKEFYNIFWIVLAMQPLCAIAFIFDGMFKGLGKMKDLRNLLLLSTIFVFLPVLFIADHFNLKLYGIFIAFTFWIIARGFPLIIKFRKQFSPLAQNN; encoded by the coding sequence TTGAGTACTTCTATTAGTTTAAAACATATAAATAAACTAGCCATTCCCGCCTTAATAGCAGGAATATCAGAACCCATTCTATCTTTAACAGATGCCGCAGTCGTTGGAAATGTACAAATTAACCCAACAGAAGCTTTAGCCGCAATTGGAATAGTCACCACTTTTTTATCCATGCTAATTTGGGTTTTAGGACAAACGCGCAGTGCTATCTCGTCAATAATCTCACAACATGTTGGCGCAAACAGTTTAGACAAAGTTAAAGATTTACCCGCCCAAGCCATCTTGTTAATTACCTCACTAAGCTTAGTTATTATTGCAACCACCTACCCATTTGCTTCCCAGATATTTACACTTTATAACGCCTCCGATTTAATTTTAGATTACAGTATCGATTATTATAAAATCAGAGTCTTTGGATTTCCGTTCACCTTATTTGTAATTGCCGTATTTGGAACTTTTAGAGGACTCCAAAACACATTCTACCCTATGATAATTGCAATTATAGGAGCAGGATTAAATGTACTATTAGACTTTGCTTTTGTTTATGGTATCGAAGGAATAATAGATCCCATGCATATTAAAGGCGCAGCATACGCCAGTGTTATTGCTCAAATAATAATGGCTATAATATCCGCTTACTTATTATTAACCAAAACCACTATCCCACTTCGTATTACACTGCCTTTAAACAAACAGATTGGTAATTTTACGATAATGATTTTAAACCTTTTTGTGCGCACGTTAGCTTTAAACATCACCTTATATTTTGCAACAAAATATGCTACAGGTTACGGTAAAAATTACATCGCAGCCTACACTATCGCCATAAATTTATGGTTTTTAGGCGCATTTATAATTGATGGATATGCCAGTGCCGGAAACATATTATCTGGAAAACTATTAGGTAATAAAAACTATAAAGCACTACTTAAACTAAGTGAAAGACTAATAAAATATGGCGTAGCCTTAGGGATATTAATTGCTGTCCTAGGCGGCATATTTTATTATCCCATCGGGCATATTTTCACGCAAAAACGAGAGGTTTTAAAAGAATTTTACAACATTTTCTGGATTGTTTTAGCCATGCAGCCCCTATGTGCCATAGCTTTTATCTTTGACGGTATGTTTAAAGGTTTAGGAAAAATGAAAGACCTTCGCAACTTATTACTACTATCCACTATTTTTGTCTTTTTACCTGTACTTTTTATCGCAGACCATTTTAATCTTAAACTATACGGCATATTTATAGCCTTCACCTTTTGGATTATAGCGCGTGGTTTTCCGTTAATTATAAAATTTAGAAAACAATTTTCCCCTCTTGCACAAAACAATTAA
- a CDS encoding universal stress protein yields the protein MKSILVPVGSSKNAQSHLQYAVDFAEAFGAKIYVIQIYNVYTMSGTMIKVDEILERESLDFLNHHVSKVNTKNVEVIKKAFKGKLVETIDLVSRDLDIDLILLEPRVNSKKKDVYLGKTSGKIIKQTNIPALIVPEGFVYKPINSVLFALKSAVINKTDALEPLMNLKSHFNATLNLLLVKTPFHSQKDFKIGDDLKSEITSIKETENATTFQGVLEHYKEFNPDMLCVVRRKRGFFTKMWEKNSILKKEFYVSNFPVLVLSGLK from the coding sequence ATGAAATCTATTTTAGTTCCTGTTGGGTCTTCAAAAAACGCACAAAGTCATTTGCAATACGCAGTAGATTTTGCTGAGGCTTTTGGGGCAAAGATTTATGTGATACAAATTTATAATGTATACACGATGTCAGGTACTATGATTAAAGTAGATGAAATTTTGGAACGTGAAAGTTTGGATTTTTTAAACCATCATGTATCTAAGGTAAATACCAAAAATGTAGAGGTTATTAAAAAAGCCTTTAAAGGTAAATTGGTCGAGACCATAGATTTGGTATCTAGAGATTTAGATATTGATTTAATTTTATTGGAACCAAGAGTAAACTCCAAAAAGAAGGATGTTTACCTAGGGAAGACGTCCGGGAAAATTATAAAACAAACTAATATTCCTGCTTTGATTGTTCCTGAAGGTTTTGTTTATAAGCCTATTAATTCTGTTTTATTTGCTCTTAAGTCGGCAGTAATAAATAAAACGGACGCATTAGAACCATTAATGAATTTAAAAAGCCATTTTAATGCCACATTAAACTTATTGTTGGTTAAAACGCCTTTTCATTCTCAAAAGGATTTTAAAATTGGGGATGATTTAAAATCAGAAATAACGTCTATTAAAGAGACTGAGAATGCAACGACATTTCAGGGGGTTTTAGAACATTATAAAGAGTTTAATCCAGACATGCTATGTGTTGTAAGGCGTAAAAGAGGTTTTTTTACAAAAATGTGGGAGAAAAATAGTATTCTTAAAAAGGAGTTTTATGTCTCTAATTTTCCCGTATTAGTGCTTAGTGGATTAAAATAA
- a CDS encoding GLPGLI family protein → MKFFLILSLLSCSALAQTGIVSYKVKRYKKPEKQHELVVEVNKEYDLMSFTLSYNKEFSHFKQDKSIPLNSLNHLIASATVRYMGPWFQYPIQKESIIISKVQAEDYQIVHDKMNLENWELTNETKTIDGYECYKATRSQLNDRTLEFYTLVAWYTPDVSVPYGPIGEGYLPGLILQLIVADSYEYTVQEMTLNPKKVDIPKLKVAERVTPKEFALKIRKLRKVTED, encoded by the coding sequence ATGAAATTTTTTTTAATTTTAAGTCTGTTGTCTTGCAGTGCTTTAGCTCAAACCGGAATAGTTAGTTACAAAGTAAAAAGATATAAAAAACCAGAGAAACAACACGAACTTGTAGTTGAGGTAAATAAAGAATATGATTTAATGAGTTTCACTTTAAGTTATAACAAAGAATTTTCTCACTTTAAACAAGACAAGAGCATCCCGTTAAATTCTTTAAATCACTTGATAGCTTCTGCTACAGTGCGCTACATGGGTCCTTGGTTTCAATATCCAATTCAAAAAGAATCTATTATTATTTCTAAAGTGCAAGCAGAGGATTATCAAATAGTTCACGATAAAATGAATCTAGAAAATTGGGAATTAACAAATGAAACTAAAACTATTGATGGTTATGAATGTTACAAAGCAACCAGAAGCCAGTTAAATGATAGGACACTAGAGTTTTATACTTTGGTAGCCTGGTATACACCAGATGTTTCTGTGCCCTACGGTCCTATTGGAGAAGGTTATTTGCCAGGATTAATTTTGCAACTTATTGTTGCTGATAGTTATGAATATACAGTGCAAGAAATGACATTAAACCCTAAAAAAGTTGACATCCCAAAACTTAAAGTAGCAGAACGTGTAACACCAAAAGAATTTGCACTTAAAATACGTAAGTTGAGAAAGGTTACTGAAGATTAA
- a CDS encoding GLPGLI family protein, translating into MKFFLILSLLSCSALAQTGIISYKVKRYKKPEKQHELIVEVNKELDLMSFTLSYNKEFSYFKQDKSIPLNSLNHLMASATVGYIGPWFQYPIQKESIIISKVQADDYQIVHDKMNLADWELTNQTKTIDGYECYKATRNQLNERTLEFYTFVAWYTPDVSVPYGPIGEGYLPGLILQLIVADSYEYTVQEMTLNPKKVDIPKLKEAERVTPKEFALKLRKLRKVTED; encoded by the coding sequence ATGAAATTTTTTTTAATTTTAAGTCTGTTGTCTTGCAGTGCTTTAGCTCAAACGGGAATAATTAGTTATAAAGTAAAAAGATATAAAAAACCAGAGAAACAACACGAACTTATAGTTGAGGTAAACAAAGAATTAGATTTAATGAGTTTTACTTTAAGTTATAATAAAGAGTTCTCTTACTTTAAACAAGACAAGAGTATCCCGTTAAATTCTTTAAATCACTTGATGGCTTCTGCTACAGTGGGCTACATTGGTCCTTGGTTTCAATATCCAATTCAAAAAGAATCTATTATTATTTCTAAAGTGCAAGCAGATGATTATCAAATAGTTCACGATAAAATGAATCTAGCAGATTGGGAATTAACAAATCAAACTAAAACTATTGATGGTTATGAATGTTACAAAGCAACCAGAAACCAGTTAAATGAGAGGACACTAGAGTTTTATACTTTTGTAGCCTGGTATACACCAGATGTTTCTGTGCCCTACGGTCCTATTGGAGAAGGTTATTTGCCAGGATTAATTTTGCAACTTATTGTTGCTGATAGTTATGAATATACAGTGCAAGAAATGACATTAAACCCTAAAAAAGTTGACATCCCAAAACTTAAAGAAGCAGAACGTGTAACACCAAAAGAATTTGCACTTAAATTACGTAAGTTGAGAAAGGTTACTGAAGATTAA